Sequence from the Candidatus Effluviviaceae Genus V sp. genome:
CTTCAGAAACCAGAAGGGCTTCACGCTGGTCGAGCTCATGGTCGTTGTCATCATCGTCCTCGTGCTCGCGGGTATCGCCGTCCCGGTGTACATGCACTACATCCAGGAGGGCAAGAAGAGCGAGGCGTACGCGGTGATCGACTCGGTCACGAGCGGCGCGCTGGTGTACTTCCAGAAGAACAACACGTACGCGGGCGCCGATTTCGACGACTTCCTGGCACAGGATGACGTCGACAATGCGACGTACTTCTCGTACGCGCTGAGCGACCAGGACGCCAACGGCTTCACCGTCACCGCGACGGTGAACGGGACGTGGGGTCCGGAGGGCGCCACGATCGTGTGGACGCAGGCCGGAGCCAACGCGCAGAACGGCGACGCCGGAACGGGGAGCTTCTCCGAGTCCGGTTGGTAGCCGACCGGGTACGGCCGGGGCCCCTTCACCGGGGCCCCGGTCCTGACCCGTGCGAGGGGAAGGAGCGCCCCTCGGAGCAGTACCTCAAACCAGCGCGGTCGAGGAAGCACGCAGTCAACCAGAGGTCCCATGCAGGGGGATGACGGAGTGGAACTCCGGCAGGCGGGGCAGAACGGTTTCAGCCTCATCGAGCTCGTTGTCGCGGTCGTGGTCTTCTCGATCGCCATCGTCTTCGTCTACCAGATGCTCTTCAGCGGCGAGACGACGGTGGCGTTCGAGGGAGAGCGCAGGATCGCTCTCCGCATGGCCGAGCTCAAGATCGAAGAGCTCAAGTACGCGGGCTACGCCTCGACGGGCGTCGACTCCGACTGGACGAGCGTCGACATGACGGTCGGCACGCACCCCGACGATCCGACGGTCGTCCTCGACGACCGGGGCACCGACACGACGACCGACGATCTCCTGGGTGACCTCCAGTGGGCGGTTCGCGACACGTCGTGGTCGGGGGGCGGCGTCACCGTCGACGCCA
This genomic interval carries:
- a CDS encoding prepilin-type N-terminal cleavage/methylation domain-containing protein — encoded protein: MQVFRNQKGFTLVELMVVVIIVLVLAGIAVPVYMHYIQEGKKSEAYAVIDSVTSGALVYFQKNNTYAGADFDDFLAQDDVDNATYFSYALSDQDANGFTVTATVNGTWGPEGATIVWTQAGANAQNGDAGTGSFSESGW
- a CDS encoding prepilin-type N-terminal cleavage/methylation domain-containing protein; the protein is MQGDDGVELRQAGQNGFSLIELVVAVVVFSIAIVFVYQMLFSGETTVAFEGERRIALRMAELKIEELKYAGYASTGVDSDWTSVDMTVGTHPDDPTVVLDDRGTDTTTDDLLGDLQWAVRDTSWSGGGVTVDAKLVVVTLDFPKDWNRDQVRLVTVVGE